DNA from Triticum aestivum cultivar Chinese Spring chromosome 7D, IWGSC CS RefSeq v2.1, whole genome shotgun sequence:
TAGTAGTTGAATGCCATTGATCATGTTTATATCTTTCACTTTGTGTTGTTGTACTCATCTTTTGTGCCCATAGTTATATTACTTGAATCTGCTACTGTGGTATTGTTTGAGATTGGTTGTCTATAATGCAAGGTTATGATCTGAATAGTATAGTGTGAAGAAAACAGTGGCCGTACATTTGTCTGTGTAGAAAGAGTTGATTTAGGTTATTAGGTCAGGAATTAAATCATATAGAAGTGAATTGCCTATAAAACTTAGTGAAACTTGACTATGTTGTTAATTTGATATATTTATAATTTAAAGAGCATACGTATTAAAATTAAGAGAAAGGTGAGTTGTAATTATACTGACTGAAGGTCAAAATTATTATCGTATTTTTTTATGAAAGCCCAACAAACCGTAAAACCTAAACGCTAATAATGAAATTGACTTAGATGTAAATTTTTTGAAACAATAATGGTATCGTTTAGAAGACTGTAAAACCATGATTGCGTACAACAATTTGCCAAGTGGATCGAGGATAAACTAGTTGCCACCTTGGAGACCGAGCCGGTCATCGAGTTCCTGTCCGGCGTGATCCACCGTTACAACATGCCCAAAAGGATAAACATCATGTCAAATTCATAAAAGTGTGATATGGCATAATCCCTTCTGTTGAAGAAGTCTGCATTGTCGTTGTGTAGTCTTTGCAAAACAATCTGCTGTGGGAGCCATTTTCCGCCATCGTGGCAGCAGAATACGTTGTTGTGGGACATCTACAGGCTGGCCAAGCTCAAATCCTCTGCACTTTTTGagaatatatgatgtttttttaacAATGTTAATGATGTTGAGACTTGAGACTTGTGAAGTGTGACCCCTAAACCTTGTTTGCAAGCGTAGAGACATTATTTACTCATTTTGACCATGTTTTTTTACCTTGTTGCCCATATTTATTCATAGAAACTATCAATATATTACTCGAATTATAATTTTTTTTGTCGAACTACTGCAACTATACAATTAACAACtatattaggtgtgttggggacacaagagactactTGTATTCTGATTGTAAAACATTTTGAAGGAGAACACTTTTAACTTACATTTGTCgtggattaataaaccttaggccACCCACTTAAGGGGAATTCCTACTGTCCTATAATCCTATGTGCTTGGAGGTCCAACAGAGTCTACGAGAGCATAagtgcatagtagacatcaccgatTGAGGTAGAAATTTTGCTGGTATTTTCTCAGTTACCTTTAATAATATGTATATTAGTTCTAGTTGGCTAGATACCAAAGGCGAAACCGAATGAGTGTTATGTTAGAAAACTACTTGAAAATTCGATTTTGTACCGATGTGTAATGATGGTTTATCATTTAATTCAATGCTATTTTATTACTAAGTGCAAAGCAAACACCCATCGTAACTGCTTATTTAACCAACTAGAACAAGTAGGGCACATTAACCAGCATGAAAACAACATCACAACATTAGATTATAGGGTCCTCATATAAACATTATATGCTCCATACTTTTCTATTTGCTTGTATCTAATCATACACTAGAAACTGCCATGATGATATTTATTAAACCACACTATTTACATACATATGTTGAGCCTTTTAAGAATATTAAATATACGCAAACATATGTAGACTATAAATTCACCCAACTGTGAAAATAATAATATGCAAGGACATGCAACTCATTTCCTTTTTCTCACATTGAAAGAAATGGCGTTTAATATTTTAAGGACATCATCTAAAAAAGGAAATAATTTATTTTCATTATAAAATATAATTGATTTTAGCATAGTGTGTGTAGTTGTCAATGATAGACATTAGAACTATATAAGAATGTTATAATCAACATTTAACAATATTTTTATGTTCTTAATAAATAAGTTATATCACAAATTTTTTACTTAAAAAATGATAATGAAGTATAATAGTTTAGTATAAATATTATTTTATTTAACGGTGACAAATTATCAAAATTGAATCATTAATGCTAATCAGTGGTGTCTTTTCAAATAAGAAGGCTATCATAGCAATTTCATTTTATAGAAAGTAAAAAAGACACCCCTCAATTCAAAGCTTTTGGGTTGTAAGAAACATAATAGAAATTAACAGGTGCCTTACTTAGCAGATTTAGTATCAGTCAATTCTCTTAATCATCACGTGACAGAAATAGAATTTCTTATTTTTAATTGAATAAAATACATAAGTaagtttttttaattttatttatgttatttttTGCTTTTTAAATATATTGTCCGACGCTCGAACTAGATCCCATCTTCTATTCTAGTGCGCCAAAAATATAAATTGCTCCAAATTGCTTTAATTATATAGGTATCGATTAATTTTGTTAAAAAGTGTTTGGTCCCGCAAATTAAGTAGGAAAATAAGGTTTCTTCATTTCTTGAAGGATGATTGTTAATAAAAAGGGTGAACACCGAAAACCCTTTGGAAAACCAAATAAATCCTTATGTGAAAGTATGAAAATATTGATGTACCATGATGGTTTCTTAAAAAAAATCCTTGTTTTAAATAAGTCCATTTTTTCTTTTGCAAATGTGCACAAGACATATGTCTGATATCACTAAAAATTTCAAATACAGATTCGAAATACAGCATGAGTAGTGTTAAAAAAGGACGGAAGAAAAAAATGACACCATTCATGTGTGGATTTGTCTTGTTTTCTTGGTGTTTGTCCACGGCACATGTAGATGTGCCCGAGTTGCACATCTAAGTGCTTGATCAAAGTAGAAAGAAGAAgggaaaaagacaaaagaaaatgcTTGCATGAATCTTAGCGTAAAATCAATGATATAGTCTTAGATGTGATTTAGCAAAACTGGTCTTTTTTTTTGCCTCTTCGTGTATATTTCAATGTTGGATATGGAATTATTTACAGTTTGTAGGCACAAGTCTTGTGGATGTTCACAATTATTTTGAGAATCGAAAATTTGAGTTTGGAAACATGGTACGGTACTATCATGCCATCATGTGATAGTTGGTATTGCAGTGATGAGCTGAGTGAGCTTGCTAGACTTGGAGTCATCACCCTGGAGCAATGAATTAGCTGTAGCAGCACCCCGCAACGGAACCAAATGATGCCATGTCCCTccatgtcccgtcccatccgtAGCAAGGCTAGCAGTACAGTCCTACCCCTCCGTTAGTCAGCTTGCATTAACTGCCCCGTCCTCTCCCCTCTGACCTCTGACCACCGTACCCTCACCCCTCACTGCCACCCTACCACCACCCTCGCCTTTCCACCATTGACCCGAAGAAACAACGCCCTGCACCAACGGcgacggcgagagagagagagagagagagagagctcacgcCGCACATCTCCACTGCGCCGTGCCACTCACGCTCACCGGTCACTGCTGGTGTTGCGCCCCAGCAGAGCACGGCCGATTCGATATTCGCATTCCCTCCTCCACCACCACATGCCCCGCCCCTTTTATTCCCGCCTCCAGTCCACTCCTCTTCCCTCCACACCCCTCCCACCGCGCGCCCCCGCCGGCGCACCACCACAGCCCGCCACAATGCCTCCCCCTCCGCACCTCCTCCTCCTGCCGCTCCTCCTCATCCTTCCATCCCCCTCCTCCGGCTCCCCGGACCGCGACATCTACGCGCTGGGCAAGATCAAGGCGGCCCTCGTCCCGGccccgaccaccaccgcctcccccAACCCCCCGCTCGCCGACTGGGACCCGGCGGCGACGTCCCCGGCCCACTGCGCCTTCACCGGCGTCACGTGCGATGCCGCGACGTCCCGCGTCGTCGCCATCAACCTCACCTCCCTCCCGCTCCACGCCGGCACCCTGCCCCCGGAGCTCGCGCTGCTGGACTCCTTGACCAACCTCACCATCGCCGCCTGCTCCCTCCCCGGCCGCATCCCCGCGggcctgccctccctcccctccctccgcCATCtcaacctctccaacaacaacCTCTCCGGCCCCTTCCCCGCCGGCGACGGGCAAGGAGCGCTGTACTTCCCGGCCCTCCAGCTCCTCGACTGCTACAACAACAACCTCTCTGGCCCGCTCCCGCCCTTCGGCGCCGCGCACGCGGCCGCGCTGCGCTACCTGCACCTCGGCGGGAACTACTTCTCCGGCCCCATCCCGCCGGCCTACGGCGACGTCGCCTCCCTCGAGTACCTCGGCCTCAACGGCAACGCGCTCTCCGGGCGCGTCCCGCCGGAGCTGGCCAGGCTGGGACGGCTCAGGAGCCTCTACGTCGGGTACTTCAATCAGTACGACGGCGGCGTGCCGCCCGAGTTCGGCGGGCTGCGCAGCCTCGTGCTGCTCGACATGAGCAGCTGCAACCTCACCGGCCCCATCCCGCCCGAGCTCGGCAAGCTCAAGAACCTCGACACGCTCTTCCTCCTCTGGAACCGGCTCTCCGGGGAGATTCCAACGGAGCTCGGCGAGCTCCAGAGCCTGCAGTCGCTCGACCTGTCGGTGAACGACCTCGCCGGCGAGATACCGGCGAGCCTCGCCAAGCTGAAACACCTCCGGCTGCTCAACCTGTTCCGGAACCACCTCCGCGGCGGGATACCGGCGTTCGTCGCCGAGCTGCCGGACCTCGAGGTGCTGCAGCTCTGGGAGAACAACCTCACCGGCAGCCTCCCGCCGGGGCTCGGGAGGAACGGCCGGCTCAGGAACCTCGACGTCACCACCAACCACCTCACCGGCACCGTGCCGCCGGAGCTCTGCGCCGGCGGCAGGCTCGAGACGCTCGTGCTCATGGACAACGCCTTCTTCGGCCCCATCCCGGAGTCGCTCGGCGCGTGCAAGACGCTGGTGCGCGTCCGGCTCAGCAAGAACTTCCTCAGCGGCGCCGTGCCGGCCGGGCTCTTCGACCTGCCGCAGGCCAACATGCTGGAGCTCACCGACAACCTGCTCACCGGCGAGCTCCCCGACGTGATCGGCGGCGGCAAGATCGGCATGCTGCTGCTGGGGAATAACGGGATCGGCGGCAGGATTCCGGCGGCCATCGGCAACCTCCCCGCGCTCCAGACGCTCTCGCTCGAGTGCAACAACTTCTCCGGCGAGCTGCCGCCGGAGATCGGCCGGCTCAGGAACCTGTCCCGGCTCAACGTCAGCGGGAACCATCTCACCGGCGCGATCCCGCAGGAGCTCACGCGCTGCGCGTCGCTCGCCGCCGTGGACGTCAGCCGCAACCGCCTGACCGGCGCGATACCGGAGAGCATCACGTCGCTGAAGATCCTGTGCACGCTGAACGTGTCGAGGAACGCGCTGTCCGGCGAGCTCCCCACGGAGATGTCCAACATGACGAGCCTCACGACGCTGGACGTGTCGTACAACGCGCTGACCGGCGCCGTGCCGATGCAGGGCCAGTTCCTGGTGTTCAACGAGAGCTCCTTCGTGGGCAACCCCGGGCTCTGCGGCGGCCCGCTGACCGGCAGCAGCGACGACGGCGCCTGCTCCTACAACAaccacgacggcggcggcggcgtgctgtcGCTCCGCCGCTGGGACTCGAAGAAGATGCTGGTGTGCCTGGCGGGCGTGTTCGTGGCCCTGGTGGCCGCGTTCCTGGGCGGTCGCAAGGGGTGCGAGgcgtggcgggaggcggcgcgccGCCGCTCCGGGGCGTGGAAGATGACGGTGTTCCAGCAGCGGCCGGGGTTCTCGGCGGACGACGTGGTGGAGTGCCTGCAGGAGGACAACATCATCGGCAAGGGCGGCGCCGGGATCGTGTACCACGGCGTGACCCGCGGCGGCGCCGAGCTGGCGATCAAGCGGCTGGTggggcgcggcgtcggcggcgaccgCGGGTTCTCGGCGGAGGTGGGCACGCTGGGGCGGATCCGGCACCGCAACATCGTGCGCCTGCTGGGCTTCGTGTCCAACCGCGAGACCAACCTGCTGCTGTACGAGTACATGCCCAACGGCTCGCTGGGGGAGATGCTCCACGGCGGCAAGGGCGGCCACCTCGGCTGGGAGGCCCGGGCGCGGGTGGCGCTCCAGGCGGCGCGCGGCCTCTGCTACCTCCACCACGACTGCGCGCCGCGCATCATCCACCGCGACGTCAAGTCCAACAACATCCTGCTTGACTCGGCGTTCGAGGCCCACGTCGCCGACTTCGGCCTCGCCAAGttcctcggcggcggcggggccgccgGCGGCAACTCCGAGTGCATGTCCGCCATCGCCGGCTCCTACGGCTACATCGCCCCAGGTATACAAATTTCattgcatttgaattcatttcatCCATCCAACACATTCTATCTGAAGCAAGGCCGGGCACATTAACTGCACACACGATTCACTGGTCCTGCCTGAAGAACTGCGGCATGTACTTGGCTGTTGTTGGCTTGGATTTTAGCCTAGTTTCAGGCTGCACTTGTCTGCAGCCCCACACCGGCCATGTTCGTTCTTGTTGCCATGTGCAATGGTCAACTTGAGAGAGGACAAAGGGTAGTAGTGGTGTAGTACCACTGGCGACAGTGAGTGAGTGACAGTGATTAGTGGTGGTGGTTGTTAGTGTCTCTTTTGCCCTGCCCCTGTTTCCTGGATTGTAGCACAGATTTGGGGCTAATTTAAGTTGTCAGTGCCTGGAGCTGGAGGATCTTGTTGGCATGTGTGTTCATGTCAACCAGAGAGACAGGACAAAGATCTCCTTTTGCAGTTAATGATAGGGATATCTATCTATATCTCCTTTGGTCAGACTAAGCATGATTAGAAGGTTGCATAATTCTGCCTGGTTTGATTAATGAACTGGTCCTGTTAATTAACTCTCCTGACGTGGTGGCAGAGTACGCCTACACCCTGCGGGTGGACGAGAAgagcgacgtgtacagcttcggggTGGTGTTGCTGGAGCTCATCACGGGGCGGCGCCCCGTGGGCGGGTTCGGCGACGGCGTGGACATCGTGCACTGGGTCCGCAAGGCCACCGCGGAGCTCCCCGACACCGCCGCGGCCGTCCTCGCCGTCGCCGACCGCCGCCTCTCCCCCGAGCCCGTGCCGCTGCTCGTGGGGCTCTACGACGTGGCCACGGCGTGCGTCGAGGAGGCGAGCACCGACCGGCCCAACATGCGCGAGGTGGTGCACATGCTCTCGcagcccgccctcgccggcgccgccacaGCCGACAGCGCGGCCCGGCCCGACGACGACCTTATCCTCTCCTTCTGACCGGCATGCCTTCGTTCAAGATCGCGGTGGCTCGGGAATTAAGCGGGGAGATAATTTATGGTAAATGTACGCGCTAATTTTGGGTTTAACCCTTGGTGCTTAGGTATTTTGTGGCGTGTGGATGTGTAATAACAACTACTACTCCTAGTAGCGTCAGTGTGTACTCTCTGAAGCTGAAAGCCAAGGCTGCGAGAGTACCTTGACTGGACGATGCTGAATGAACGAATGTATCTGTACATAGTAGTAAAACCTCCGAGTTCAAATATCAACTGGCTACATTATTCATATCTCTTTGCTGCTAGTCTccttccgtaaactaatataagattgtttagatcactatttacCATTATTAGCTTACATAGCGAGTATTTGCGGATGCTTTTCGTTCTTGTCGCCATCTTTGATAGGATGGAGCATGAAGCAAGTGACAGTGAAAAGGTGAATTTCCGTTCTGAAAACGTTTGGATGATCTTTGCTGCTCCTTCTAAGTCCTCTTTGCTGCTCCTGTTATAAGTATCGATCGGATGGATGATTGCAGGCCGTCGCTTGCGGAATCGAATCGGACGGAGCGGGAGGCCAAGAACACAACGGGAGGCCGACCTAACTTGGTTGCCTTTCATATATATTCCCTCCTTTTTGGTGCTCGTGATATTTTGGTAAAATAGATAGTTGAGCATATATTCCCTGCGCCTGGGTGGATGATGGTTAAGATGTGTCTTTTTGAgatatctctccccctctctcgtggaagCTGGGATCAGAATGTCGTGGCTTCGTCAGTGTGGTAGTAGTACACTGGGAGTAAAAGGCAGCGAGTTTTTGTTGTTGTTGGAAGGGTCACCACCACACTTTATTTAAACATCTATAATGTCTGGTGCAAGCAAAAATTCAGGAATGGTGGATAACCAAATGTGCCTCGACTGACCCTTTCGCTAGACCGTGTGCTTCAAAATTTGCATTTCTTCCTTCATGAATAACTTCGGAGTAGGTGAATCGCTGCGTTCTCTTCTCGACGTCCCTGATAATTGGTGCTGAAGCTCCCAAGAATTGGCCTGACAGGTGCTTAACAGCGGCTAGACAATGGGTAGCGATCAAGACACTCTGAATATGGAGATCCTCCGCCACGGAGAGGGCCTCACAGCAAGCTTGTGCCTCCAAGCTCTCAGGGTCAGTAAGACCTTCAAAGATAGTAACACAAGCTCCCAAGGACTTCCCCTGATCATGATCATTGCGGCAGATGGCTGCACTAGATCCTCTTTGTATTACTTCTTGAAACAGCCGCGTCAACATTGATCTTTGCTACCCCAGATGGTCTTTCCCTCCATTTCTTCACTGAAGGTCTGCTTGGCCTCGAGTGTTTATTTTTCTCCTTACTTGGTATCATCTCAAGATCTGGTAAGTACTTCGGAATGAAAAAGTACATAGTGGACTCTGGTAAACCTCTCTGTGCTTCGCTTTCCTTCTCGCCCACCAAATCGACCAAAGCGTTACAAGAACAATGGTGAAATCCTTCTCATTCATGGTATCCTGCATAGTGCTTAACCATAACTTTGCATCATCGGTTCCACAAGCAATCATGTGTTCGACTCACCACATTATCATTCATGAGGGCCCAGACACATCTTGACATACGACACTCAATGAGCGTGTGGCGCCATGAGTCTGCTGCGGCACTGCACATGGAACACTCACCCTCCTCTGATATGTGATGAATCCTCACAGTTTCTCCTGTAGGGATCGAGTTTTTTGCCAGTCTCCATGCAAAGTTGTTCACATTTCCTGGGTCTCTAGTTTTCCACAACTGAGCCACCCTTGTATCGAGTTACTCCCACATTCTCTAACCAATATCCCCATGTCCTTTTTGTATCAACAAGTAGCCGATATGCTGATCGGACCGAAAAAACTCCTGTTTTTTCATAGTGCCAAGCCCACCGGTCACATGAAGTTTACGTGTTTTTTTTTAAAACAGCTGCTGCATCGATGGAATTCATGTACACATCAAGCAGTGAGTGTGAGAGTAGCCTTGACCTGGGCCAAGTCCTTGCCAATGCCGACGCCAACATTGTCACACATCAAGCCTTGAGACTTTTGTGAGGTCTCACTGCTCATTTTTTTTTTACCTTTTGTGAGGTTTCAAATCTAAACAGGGACGAATAAATCGTAACTGTACACTATGCTGCGGTATGAGCATTTGgcataaaaataaataaagggaaTGACTGACAGGTAGCCGCTTGAATAtgtaatttgggtcagtcaactttTGTTTTTGCATGCAAGAGTGTGTGGTGTGGATGCCCGCGTGTGCGTGCTCTTCGCCGTGCGTGTGCGGCAGAGTGTGATATGACGTGTGCATGCGTCCGTGGGCCCAGCCGCCGCGCCAATGCGAGGTAAAAAAAAACAAATACAATGCCAATGCTATTAGTCCAGCAAACTTCAAAGTGCATCTCTCATAGCTAGATAAGCACATGCCATCTTACTCAT
Protein-coding regions in this window:
- the LOC123165411 gene encoding leucine-rich repeat receptor-like kinase protein FLORAL ORGAN NUMBER1, whose product is MPRPFYSRLQSTPLPSTPLPPRAPAGAPPQPATMPPPPHLLLLPLLLILPSPSSGSPDRDIYALGKIKAALVPAPTTTASPNPPLADWDPAATSPAHCAFTGVTCDAATSRVVAINLTSLPLHAGTLPPELALLDSLTNLTIAACSLPGRIPAGLPSLPSLRHLNLSNNNLSGPFPAGDGQGALYFPALQLLDCYNNNLSGPLPPFGAAHAAALRYLHLGGNYFSGPIPPAYGDVASLEYLGLNGNALSGRVPPELARLGRLRSLYVGYFNQYDGGVPPEFGGLRSLVLLDMSSCNLTGPIPPELGKLKNLDTLFLLWNRLSGEIPTELGELQSLQSLDLSVNDLAGEIPASLAKLKHLRLLNLFRNHLRGGIPAFVAELPDLEVLQLWENNLTGSLPPGLGRNGRLRNLDVTTNHLTGTVPPELCAGGRLETLVLMDNAFFGPIPESLGACKTLVRVRLSKNFLSGAVPAGLFDLPQANMLELTDNLLTGELPDVIGGGKIGMLLLGNNGIGGRIPAAIGNLPALQTLSLECNNFSGELPPEIGRLRNLSRLNVSGNHLTGAIPQELTRCASLAAVDVSRNRLTGAIPESITSLKILCTLNVSRNALSGELPTEMSNMTSLTTLDVSYNALTGAVPMQGQFLVFNESSFVGNPGLCGGPLTGSSDDGACSYNNHDGGGGVLSLRRWDSKKMLVCLAGVFVALVAAFLGGRKGCEAWREAARRRSGAWKMTVFQQRPGFSADDVVECLQEDNIIGKGGAGIVYHGVTRGGAELAIKRLVGRGVGGDRGFSAEVGTLGRIRHRNIVRLLGFVSNRETNLLLYEYMPNGSLGEMLHGGKGGHLGWEARARVALQAARGLCYLHHDCAPRIIHRDVKSNNILLDSAFEAHVADFGLAKFLGGGGAAGGNSECMSAIAGSYGYIAPEYAYTLRVDEKSDVYSFGVVLLELITGRRPVGGFGDGVDIVHWVRKATAELPDTAAAVLAVADRRLSPEPVPLLVGLYDVATACVEEASTDRPNMREVVHMLSQPALAGAATADSAARPDDDLILSF